The genomic stretch GCCGGCCCCGGCGCCGCCGCCGTCGGTCAGTACGGCGCTGGACGGGTGCAGCGCCGCCAACCAGGCCAACAGGTGCGCGCGTTCCATCCGGACGCGGGTCAACTCCCGCTCGTAGGAGTCGGCGTGACGCCTCCAACGGTCGCGCTGATGTCGGCAGTCCTCCAGATCCAGCGCGAGGCGTTGAGACGGGTCGGCCGACTGTTCCCGAGTCCGGGCGAACGGCCACAGGAACCGGCGCAGTGCGGCGGCGAGACGGCCCGGGAGGGCGTCGAGCCTGAGGTCGTTGGCCCGGGGGTCGTCGGGCCAGGGCTCCGACGGGGGCGAAGGCATGAGGTACTCCGGTGACGGTGAACGGCGGGGTCGGTGTGGGTCGCCCGGCAAGCCGGTCGCGCGGTGGCCGGGGGTGCGGGACCGGGTGCCGTCTTCTGGTCGAGGGTGGAACCGGTACGGCGATAGCGGCTCGCGCTGAGGGCGTTGGCGGCGCGGCATGCTTCGTCAACGGGCTCGCGACGGCGCAGGTGCCGCTGGTACGCAGACCTGGTGCCACAGACGGCAGGCTGTGCTCGCGTTGGTGCGGCCTGGTCTGCGGCCATGGCTCGAGTGCCGACGGGCGGTGGCTTGGCCTGCTGAGCCGGGGACCGCTGAACCGGGGCCTGCTCTGCCAGGGCCTGCCGTGCCGGGGACCCCTTGGCCGGGTGCTGTGCCGCGGGCTGCTGTGCCGCGGGCTGCTGTGTCCGGCGGTCCAGGGCGTGGCGCTGGGGGCCGGTCAGGCCTGCGACGACGCCCTGGCGGTCGCACCTCGGCAGGCCGCTCTCTCGTTGGAGCACGGCGGCCCGGCACGGTTCGAGCACGGGACAGGTCGCGCAGATCGCCACGGCCGCGGCCTTGGACCGCCGGGTGAACCAGAGGTCCGCGTCGCGCCGCCCGCACGCGGCGCTCGATTCCCAGGCCCGCGATCCTCCGTCCGCCGCCGCGTCGGCCAGGGTCGGCCGGCCCGGCCCACCGCCGCTCATCCGACCGGCCGGGTCGGGCCGCAAGCCGGTGGCGTCGGCGGTGCGGGCGGTAGTGCGGTCACTGCTCCGGTCGAGCCGCACGCCGGTGCCATCAACGGTGCCGACAGCAGTACGGACCCCGGTGCCAACGGCGGTAGGGACGTCGATGCCATCAGCGGTAGCGACCGTGGTGCGGATGCCGGTGCCAGTGGCGGTGCGGGTGGTAGTGCCGTCACTGTTGGCGGGGTGGGCCGGGGTGTGGGTCCGGGAGTCGTGCCCTCGTGCTGCGGTACCGGTGTCAGCGGCCCCAGATGGGCGGCGACGTTGGCCAGGGAGCAGCGTTCGGGGCGGCCGTCGATGGACATCAGGGGCATGCCGTCGTGGTTTCGGCAGCCCTGGAAGTACCAGGTGTCTCCGTGGGCGTCGCGTTGAGGGACCGTCAGGTCGTATGTGGCGCCGTCGAGGCGGAAGGGGCGCGGCTGCCGGTGTTCCGTCGCGGCGCCGCGGGCCACCACCGCCACCCGGACGCCACCGCGCTCCCCCTCGCCGATGACGGTGTGGGGGCGGTCGCCCTCCCTGACCACCGTGATGCCCAAGTACGCACGCCAGTCGGCCCATTGGGCGGGTCCGTCGACCCGAAGCAGCACGCGGACCCGATCCCCGTCCACGCGGACACCGGACGGCCCCTGGTG from Streptomyces davaonensis JCM 4913 encodes the following:
- a CDS encoding BN159_2729 family protein — its product is MNSNLPHVVGVIRAVLESVRPEQATAVAQALDTARLLVDPERTFGAVLHRTPTGGWSRTRSAATDLERQALAWDAACARARSVAHSIEHHLARHQGPSGVRVDGDRVRVLLRVDGPAQWADWRAYLGITVVREGDRPHTVIGEGERGGVRVAVVARGAATEHRQPRPFRLDGATYDLTVPQRDAHGDTWYFQGCRNHDGMPLMSIDGRPERCSLANVAAHLGPLTPVPQHEGTTPGPTPRPTPPTVTALPPAPPLAPASAPRSLPLMASTSLPPLAPGSVLLSAPLMAPACGSTGAVTALPPAPPTPPACGPTRPVG